From the Priestia koreensis genome, one window contains:
- a CDS encoding DUF3311 domain-containing protein, translated as MNKVRLIGLIPIFLLVVGPVFANSVEPYVLGMPFLLFYILIAVLLTSVCMTVLYVLDPKNKEEIDS; from the coding sequence ATGAATAAAGTTCGCCTAATCGGCCTCATTCCCATTTTTTTGTTAGTAGTAGGTCCTGTTTTCGCTAATAGCGTCGAGCCGTATGTTCTCGGAATGCCCTTTTTACTGTTTTATATTTTAATCGCCGTTCTTCTAACTTCTGTCTGCATGACGGTTCTATATGTACTTGATCCTAAAAATAAGGAGGAAATCGACTCATGA
- a CDS encoding sodium:solute symporter family protein: MIALIILAAFLLLSLFLGIRAQKGKDMDLEQWSVGGRGFGSVFVFLLMAGEIYTTFTFLGGSGWAYGKGGPTFYILAYGALAYVISYFLLPAIWKYAKEHSLVSQPDFFAAKYKSNALGFMVAVVGIVAIIPYLVLQLKGLGIIVSEASYGRISPTVAVWIGAATITVYVMISGIHGSAWTAALKDVLILGIVLFLGIYLPIHYYGSFREMFQQIEAAKPGFIALPETGMSISWFISTIVLTALGFYMWPHTFASSFSAKNAKVFRKNATIMPLYSLVLLFVFFAGFAAILKVPGLEGADADLSLFRLALQTFDPWFIGVIGGAGLLTALVPGSMLLMGAATLAAKNMYKTLAPSVTDKQVTFTAKATVPVVALIAVFFTLQGGDTIGALLLMGYSIVTQLFPALVLSLAKKPFVTVYGAASGILAGIAFVAYVTISSSTIATMFPSLPQVVKDLNVGVVALVINIVVLVIVSLVTKSAAITHVHEEKKVVS, encoded by the coding sequence ATGATAGCTTTAATCATCTTAGCAGCATTTTTACTTCTATCACTATTTTTAGGCATTCGTGCACAAAAAGGAAAAGACATGGATCTTGAGCAGTGGTCAGTTGGTGGACGTGGCTTTGGATCGGTATTCGTATTCCTTCTAATGGCTGGTGAAATTTATACAACGTTTACGTTTTTAGGGGGAAGCGGCTGGGCATACGGAAAAGGTGGTCCTACTTTCTATATTTTAGCGTACGGTGCGCTAGCCTATGTCATTTCTTATTTTTTACTTCCGGCAATTTGGAAGTATGCGAAAGAACATTCCCTCGTTTCACAGCCAGACTTCTTTGCTGCCAAATACAAAAGCAATGCGCTCGGATTTATGGTAGCAGTCGTTGGGATTGTCGCAATCATTCCTTATCTCGTTCTACAGCTTAAAGGACTTGGAATTATTGTATCAGAAGCATCTTATGGACGTATTTCTCCAACGGTCGCCGTCTGGATTGGGGCTGCTACTATTACGGTGTACGTGATGATCTCAGGTATTCACGGCTCTGCTTGGACAGCGGCACTAAAAGACGTGTTAATTCTTGGAATCGTTCTATTTTTAGGGATTTATTTACCTATTCATTACTATGGAAGCTTTAGGGAAATGTTTCAGCAAATTGAGGCAGCCAAACCTGGTTTTATTGCCCTTCCGGAAACGGGCATGAGCATTTCCTGGTTTATTTCCACCATTGTATTGACGGCGCTCGGATTTTACATGTGGCCGCATACCTTTGCCTCTTCTTTCTCAGCAAAAAATGCAAAGGTATTTAGAAAAAATGCGACGATTATGCCGTTATATTCTCTCGTTCTACTGTTTGTTTTCTTTGCAGGATTCGCTGCGATTTTAAAAGTACCTGGTCTTGAAGGTGCGGATGCGGATTTATCATTGTTCCGTCTTGCACTGCAAACATTTGATCCTTGGTTTATTGGGGTCATTGGTGGGGCTGGGCTATTAACAGCGTTAGTTCCTGGATCAATGCTGTTAATGGGTGCCGCAACGCTTGCCGCAAAAAATATGTATAAAACGCTCGCTCCTTCTGTGACAGATAAACAGGTTACGTTCACTGCCAAAGCGACTGTTCCAGTTGTTGCGCTAATTGCTGTATTCTTTACGCTTCAAGGCGGCGATACGATCGGGGCACTTCTCCTAATGGGCTATAGCATTGTGACGCAGCTCTTCCCTGCTCTCGTATTGAGCCTTGCGAAAAAGCCATTTGTAACGGTGTACGGTGCCGCTTCTGGTATTTTAGCAGGTATTGCATTCGTAGCATATGTCACAATTTCTAGCTCGACCATCGCTACGATGTTCCCTTCACTTCCACAAGTAGTGAAGGATTTAAATGTCGGGGTTGTTGCCCTTGTCATTAATATTGTTGTGCTGGTGATCGTCAGTTTAGTAACAAAATCTGCTGCCATTACACACGTACACGAAGAAAAGAAAGTCGTTTCATAA
- a CDS encoding DinB family protein has translation MYKRPKESEYSPFYHTYVKHVPEGDIAPLLKDQLQHTIKLVKNLTDEQAHFRYKEDKWSIKEVIGHMMDTERIMSYRLLCIARGDQASLPGFDEQNYAKHANFNEQEIGVLIQQFEQLRQSTIYLLKSLADHVWKMEGTVSDHPITVQALAAIISGHELHHRHILIERYGLSE, from the coding sequence ATGTACAAACGACCAAAAGAAAGTGAGTATAGCCCGTTTTACCATACGTATGTGAAGCACGTTCCAGAAGGAGACATTGCACCTCTCTTAAAAGATCAGCTACAGCACACAATTAAACTAGTAAAAAACCTTACAGACGAGCAAGCGCATTTTCGTTATAAAGAAGATAAGTGGTCAATAAAAGAAGTCATTGGTCATATGATGGATACGGAACGCATTATGAGTTATCGGCTTCTTTGTATCGCACGAGGAGATCAAGCGTCGCTTCCAGGATTTGATGAACAGAACTACGCGAAACATGCTAATTTTAATGAACAAGAAATCGGAGTGCTAATCCAACAGTTTGAACAGCTTCGTCAGTCTACTATTTACTTACTGAAAAGCCTTGCAGATCACGTATGGAAAATGGAAGGAACGGTTAGTGATCATCCCATCACAGTGCAAGCACTAGCTGCTATTATTTCCGGACACGAACTGCACCATCGACATATTCTCATTGAACGCTACGGATTAAGCGAATAA
- a CDS encoding STAS domain-containing protein, with translation MNTSIVSLLEENKASLYNDWKEQLNSITDPHIEKFKGNHSLNEEAFSLIINSLKKYDTEDFSELRDFYNKLLKKEWSLNYLTSAFQQFRRSALQIILKEDIPREEIMTFYEEIDGWFDPILMHLVNDCSESWRTRFEEQKQTVQELTAPIIPVFDKICVLPLIGVIDSERAETIKENLLNGIISTRSEYVLIDITGVPVVDTYVSNYLMQATQAANMLGSTCIIVGIRPEIAQTLVNLGVTLNVLTFANLNKGIQYALGQTQRTQ, from the coding sequence GTGAACACATCAATTGTGAGCTTGTTAGAAGAAAATAAAGCTTCACTGTACAACGATTGGAAGGAGCAGCTTAACTCTATTACAGATCCTCATATAGAAAAATTTAAAGGTAATCATTCTTTAAATGAAGAAGCATTTTCCTTGATCATAAACAGTCTTAAAAAGTACGATACAGAAGATTTTTCTGAGCTACGTGATTTTTATAACAAGCTGTTGAAAAAAGAATGGTCGCTCAATTATTTAACGTCTGCTTTTCAACAATTTAGGCGAAGTGCGCTTCAGATCATCCTAAAGGAAGATATCCCACGCGAGGAAATCATGACATTCTATGAAGAAATTGACGGATGGTTCGATCCTATTTTAATGCACCTTGTTAACGATTGTTCAGAAAGCTGGCGAACACGTTTTGAGGAACAAAAACAAACCGTTCAAGAGCTAACGGCGCCAATCATCCCGGTTTTTGACAAGATTTGTGTTCTTCCGCTAATTGGCGTAATCGACAGCGAGCGCGCAGAGACAATTAAGGAAAATCTGCTTAATGGAATCATCTCAACACGCAGTGAATATGTCTTAATCGACATTACAGGTGTTCCAGTTGTTGATACGTACGTTTCCAATTACTTAATGCAGGCTACCCAAGCTGCTAATATGTTAGGATCTACGTGCATTATCGTTGGCATTCGTCCTGAAATTGCACAAACTCTCGTAAATTTAGGCGTAACGCTTAATGTATTAACTTTTGCAAACTTGAACAAAGGAATTCAATATGCACTCGGACAAACACAGCGAACACAATAG
- a CDS encoding FAD-dependent oxidoreductase, producing the protein MTEEPKNHLEPYWRTEVDPPRYEALKEDIAVDVCIVGGGIAGITTAYLLSKEGVKVALLEADRIVNGTTGHTTAKVTAQHGLIYDELIEHIGEEKTKLYYEINNEAKNFIASESKKLGLDCDFVSEAACIYATTDSYMKKIENEYEAYQRLNIPSLFIDDIPLPFDIKGAVVMKDQAQFHPVKYIIKLAEEIVKNGGKIFEGTVAIDVENEEQTKVVTKNGPKVTCTYVAACSHFPFFDGNGFYYTRMYAERSYVLAVKPKIVYPGGMYYSAESPTRSLRYTPYQGDKLILVSGEGHKTGQGSSTSAHYKALEDFSRQTIGIESIPFRWSAQDLITLDKVPYVGPITDDKRNILVATGFRKWGMTNGTAAAFLLRDIILKRDNPCKEVYNPSRFSIDPSLKMFFKNNLDVAGHLLAGKLQTPDKKAEHLKKDEGAVVSVNGKRCGAYRDKEGTLHFVDTTCTHLGCEVEWNDGDRTWDCPCHGSRFSTNGDVIEGPAKKPLGKID; encoded by the coding sequence ATGACAGAAGAACCTAAAAATCATCTAGAGCCTTATTGGAGAACAGAGGTTGACCCTCCACGCTACGAAGCGCTAAAAGAAGACATAGCGGTGGATGTATGTATTGTAGGAGGTGGCATAGCAGGAATTACGACCGCCTATTTGTTAAGTAAAGAGGGAGTAAAAGTTGCTTTATTAGAAGCCGACCGAATTGTGAACGGAACAACTGGTCATACGACGGCAAAAGTGACCGCCCAGCACGGGTTAATCTATGACGAGCTGATTGAGCATATTGGAGAAGAAAAAACAAAACTTTATTACGAGATCAATAATGAAGCCAAAAACTTTATTGCTTCTGAAAGCAAGAAGCTTGGCCTTGACTGTGATTTTGTAAGTGAAGCAGCCTGTATTTATGCGACAACCGATTCTTATATGAAGAAGATTGAGAACGAATATGAAGCTTACCAACGATTAAATATCCCAAGTCTTTTTATCGATGACATTCCTTTGCCTTTTGATATTAAAGGTGCCGTTGTGATGAAAGATCAAGCGCAATTTCATCCCGTGAAGTACATCATAAAATTAGCAGAAGAAATTGTGAAAAATGGTGGAAAGATATTTGAGGGTACGGTAGCCATCGATGTAGAAAATGAGGAACAGACAAAAGTGGTGACAAAAAACGGACCGAAAGTAACGTGTACATATGTCGCAGCATGCTCGCACTTTCCGTTTTTTGATGGTAATGGATTTTACTACACGCGAATGTATGCGGAGCGCTCCTATGTATTAGCGGTAAAACCTAAAATTGTCTATCCCGGGGGCATGTATTACAGTGCTGAGAGCCCGACGCGCTCTCTTCGCTACACTCCCTATCAAGGAGATAAGCTGATCTTAGTCAGTGGGGAAGGACATAAAACAGGGCAAGGATCTTCAACGAGCGCTCACTATAAAGCGCTTGAGGATTTTAGTCGACAAACAATAGGAATAGAAAGTATTCCGTTTCGATGGTCGGCACAAGATTTAATTACGTTAGACAAGGTACCGTACGTAGGACCGATTACCGACGATAAGCGAAACATTTTAGTTGCCACAGGATTTCGAAAGTGGGGAATGACAAACGGTACAGCAGCGGCCTTTTTGCTTCGGGATATTATTCTGAAACGAGATAATCCGTGCAAAGAGGTATACAACCCATCTCGTTTCTCAATTGACCCAAGCCTTAAAATGTTTTTCAAAAACAATTTAGACGTAGCAGGTCACCTTTTAGCTGGTAAGCTTCAAACCCCTGATAAAAAAGCAGAGCACTTGAAAAAGGATGAGGGAGCCGTTGTATCCGTGAATGGAAAACGCTGCGGGGCCTATCGTGACAAAGAGGGGACGCTCCATTTTGTTGATACAACTTGTACACATCTGGGCTGTGAAGTGGAATGGAATGACGGTGATCGTACCTGGGATTGCCCATGCCACGGGTCACGTTTTTCTACTAATGGAGATGTGATTGAAGGACCAGCGAAAAAGCCACTTGGAAAAATCGACTAA
- a CDS encoding DUF3231 family protein, with product MTKGIEALASLLKNFIDEEPKPPLHVGEVMDLWTSYTAFHEAHSLYQVGINCTTDQDLIHVLEQALETSRKDTKMIEEFLLHEGVPLPLVNPNKPVSKANSIPEGAKLTDDELANLISVKVASSIIYCAQAMSKTVRSDVGIMFFDIQVHLMKFAAPLKNLMKKRGWLRIPPPYLPPGSPN from the coding sequence ATGACAAAAGGAATTGAAGCACTCGCATCACTTCTGAAAAATTTTATAGATGAAGAACCGAAGCCACCTCTGCATGTAGGAGAGGTGATGGACTTATGGACATCGTACACAGCGTTTCATGAAGCACATTCCCTCTATCAAGTCGGGATTAATTGCACAACTGATCAAGATTTAATTCATGTACTAGAGCAAGCGCTAGAAACGAGTCGAAAAGATACAAAGATGATTGAAGAGTTTTTATTGCATGAAGGGGTTCCTCTGCCTCTTGTAAATCCAAACAAACCTGTTTCAAAAGCAAACAGTATACCTGAAGGAGCCAAACTAACAGACGATGAGCTTGCTAATTTAATTTCTGTCAAAGTTGCTTCTTCTATTATTTACTGTGCCCAGGCTATGTCTAAAACCGTGCGGAGCGATGTAGGTATTATGTTTTTTGATATTCAAGTACACTTAATGAAATTTGCTGCCCCTCTCAAAAATTTAATGAAAAAGCGCGGATGGTTACGTATTCCACCTCCGTATCTGCCACCTGGCAGTCCTAATTAA
- a CDS encoding DinB family protein: protein MLKFFDYNWQVRDEWFEWCTQLDEEELLKKRSGGVGSILYTLFHIVDVEYSWIRGIQQKEDMLLEFESHRSLQQVKDFSNRCRKEIYEFLLKWDDHKEKNVTVSWDSTLYTIEDIIQHVIAHEIHHIGQLSVWARELHLEPVSANVIGRSFQSFKKEGSRR, encoded by the coding sequence TTGCTAAAATTCTTTGACTATAACTGGCAAGTACGAGACGAGTGGTTTGAGTGGTGTACGCAACTTGATGAAGAAGAACTGCTCAAGAAACGAAGCGGTGGTGTAGGAAGCATTTTATATACGCTGTTTCATATTGTTGACGTTGAGTATAGTTGGATTCGCGGTATTCAGCAAAAAGAAGACATGCTGCTTGAATTTGAATCACATCGCTCACTTCAGCAAGTTAAGGATTTTTCTAATCGCTGTCGAAAAGAAATTTACGAATTTCTCTTGAAATGGGACGATCATAAAGAAAAAAACGTGACCGTGTCATGGGATAGCACTCTTTATACGATCGAAGACATTATTCAACATGTGATTGCCCATGAGATCCATCATATTGGTCAGCTGTCCGTGTGGGCACGAGAGTTACATTTAGAACCAGTCAGCGCCAATGTAATTGGACGTTCATTTCAATCCTTTAAAAAAGAAGGGTCTCGCCGGTGA
- a CDS encoding class I SAM-dependent methyltransferase: MQKLNLKQAAKMAAKRQHDVPYELFSAMSKRGISLTNKIAVDMGCGSGALTRELSKRGALAIGIDSERSTLEEAKSFPSSERIQYIEASAEKTGLQTSSIDVITIMRAWQEFNRSRAIKEINRILTSRGYVMIMDGGFLPRDPLIKETFQLIQPYMPTNLFRKELSKNELKSATDLLPIEWYKEWQDGGLHVIDTSRIEYSVSYSTEEWCGRVYSLSWLQHLPEAIRDQLLEELYLTLHTQDPHANHRVLHGCNMVILRKAK, translated from the coding sequence ATGCAAAAATTAAATCTGAAACAAGCGGCGAAAATGGCGGCCAAACGACAGCATGACGTTCCGTATGAATTATTTTCAGCTATGTCAAAGCGTGGCATTTCGCTTACAAATAAAATAGCAGTCGATATGGGATGTGGAAGCGGGGCATTGACGAGAGAGCTATCAAAACGAGGAGCGCTCGCCATTGGCATTGATTCGGAAAGAAGTACCCTAGAAGAGGCAAAATCATTTCCATCTTCTGAGCGCATTCAATATATAGAAGCTAGTGCAGAGAAGACAGGTCTTCAAACGTCAAGTATCGATGTAATTACGATCATGAGGGCATGGCAGGAGTTCAACCGTTCAAGAGCGATCAAGGAAATCAACCGAATCTTAACTTCTCGTGGCTACGTCATGATTATGGATGGTGGGTTTTTGCCACGTGATCCGCTAATTAAAGAAACGTTTCAGCTCATTCAGCCATACATGCCAACCAACTTATTCCGAAAAGAGCTTTCAAAAAACGAACTAAAATCAGCAACCGATTTGCTTCCGATTGAATGGTATAAAGAGTGGCAGGATGGTGGTCTTCATGTCATCGACACAAGTCGAATCGAATACAGCGTTTCTTACTCAACGGAAGAGTGGTGCGGTCGGGTATACTCGTTATCATGGCTTCAACACCTGCCTGAAGCGATTCGCGATCAGCTGTTAGAAGAGCTTTATCTTACGCTTCATACACAGGACCCACACGCTAATCACCGCGTTCTGCATGGATGCAACATGGTGATTTTACGAAAAGCGAAGTGA
- the trpS gene encoding tryptophan--tRNA ligase has translation MKTVFSGIQPSGIITIGNYLGAMKQFVPLQEEHESYFCVVNQHAITVPQSPTELRTNTRRLAALYLAVGLDPEKATIFIQSEVPEHARLGWIVQCLAHMGELERMTQYKEKSQSRAEAIPAGLLAYPTLMAADILLYGATVIPVGDDQSQHIELTRLLARRFNHLYGDLFILPEGYNSPFTARIRSLQDPEKKMSKSDPNPQSYISVLDTPEVIRKKVKRAQTDSEGMIRFDMENKPGVSNLLSLYSAFKRISLQEAETHFNGRGYGALKEEVADAIIEDLSPIQERFHHIYASKELDDILTQGAKTASAKARLMLQEVEKRIGFTR, from the coding sequence ATGAAAACAGTTTTTTCAGGCATTCAGCCAAGTGGAATTATTACGATCGGTAATTATTTAGGCGCAATGAAGCAGTTTGTTCCCCTACAAGAGGAGCATGAAAGTTATTTCTGCGTTGTCAATCAACATGCCATTACCGTTCCACAGTCACCGACGGAGCTACGGACGAATACACGTCGTTTGGCGGCTTTATATTTAGCCGTTGGACTCGATCCGGAAAAAGCGACCATTTTTATTCAATCAGAAGTACCCGAGCACGCAAGACTTGGATGGATTGTCCAATGCTTAGCTCATATGGGAGAACTCGAGCGAATGACTCAATACAAAGAAAAGTCCCAATCACGGGCAGAAGCTATTCCAGCAGGACTTCTTGCTTATCCAACGCTGATGGCAGCTGATATTTTATTATACGGAGCAACGGTGATTCCTGTAGGTGACGACCAATCTCAGCACATCGAGCTCACACGTTTGTTAGCACGACGGTTTAATCATCTTTACGGAGACTTATTTATCCTTCCAGAAGGATATAACTCTCCGTTTACTGCTCGCATTCGCTCGTTACAAGATCCTGAAAAGAAAATGAGCAAATCCGACCCGAACCCTCAGAGCTATATCTCGGTCTTAGACACACCGGAAGTCATTCGAAAAAAGGTAAAACGAGCCCAAACCGATTCAGAGGGAATGATTCGCTTTGATATGGAGAACAAACCAGGGGTATCAAACCTGCTTAGTTTATATAGTGCCTTTAAGAGAATTTCTCTTCAGGAGGCAGAGACCCATTTTAATGGCAGGGGATACGGCGCCTTAAAAGAAGAGGTAGCCGATGCCATTATTGAAGACCTTTCACCGATCCAAGAGAGATTTCATCATATTTATGCGTCCAAAGAACTTGACGATATTTTAACGCAGGGTGCAAAAACGGCTTCAGCGAAAGCCCGTCTCATGCTTCAAGAAGTCGAGAAACGAATTGGCTTTACCCGCTGA
- a CDS encoding CBS domain-containing protein, producing MNVAFFLIPKIEVVTVNIHSSMRQALEKMEYHRYAAVPLIDDEGKYVGTLTEGDILWKIKSLGNFNMFELEDIPISDVARRQDNKPISINDEMTSIISQAAEQNFVPVVDDNGVFIGIIRRREIIELYASELLQKQNG from the coding sequence ATGAATGTTGCATTTTTTTTAATTCCAAAAATTGAAGTCGTAACCGTAAACATTCATTCATCAATGCGTCAAGCGCTTGAAAAAATGGAGTATCATCGCTATGCAGCGGTTCCGCTTATTGATGATGAGGGGAAATATGTTGGAACATTGACCGAAGGGGACATTTTATGGAAAATTAAATCCCTCGGGAATTTTAATATGTTCGAACTAGAGGATATTCCAATTTCAGATGTGGCACGCAGACAAGATAACAAACCTATTTCAATTAATGATGAAATGACAAGCATTATTTCACAGGCAGCGGAACAAAACTTCGTGCCGGTTGTGGATGATAACGGTGTATTTATCGGGATTATCCGTCGACGTGAAATTATTGAACTATACGCAAGTGAGCTATTACAAAAACAAAATGGATAA
- a CDS encoding dicarboxylate/amino acid:cation symporter — protein MMKLSTKITLGLILGIIVGALLNGLLPDHVGFLDKYILTPIGQAFLHLIQFVVVPLVFTSLLIGFTGLRDSSKVGAYTTKLLLLYIVTSAVSLAIGLLTAFVLKPGQGVSGASGLEAPKAEKGQNLIDWLVSIIPTNPFQAFAEANLLQVIISAVLIIIGIRLVGEKAKPFIAFSESLHAILEKIIGVILRVAPIGVFALISSVIATQGFDLVKKLALYIIGLLVAILVMMLLYALIILFIKESPSRFFKSFWPAFSIAFGTASSNAALPVALDNAKQGYGLKSDVAGFAIPFGTALKRDGAGILQGFNAIFVAQLFHVELSPAVIGAIFISAILVSFSTAGVPGAGIIMMTTVLTAAHLPLEGIALVAGVDRITEGFRTMLNVVGNAANAVILNKWEKE, from the coding sequence ATGATGAAACTCTCAACAAAAATTACGTTAGGCCTTATTTTAGGAATCATTGTTGGGGCCTTATTAAATGGGCTCCTCCCTGATCACGTTGGTTTTTTAGACAAATATATTTTAACCCCTATTGGGCAGGCATTTTTACATCTCATCCAATTTGTTGTTGTACCTCTTGTGTTCACGTCACTACTCATCGGCTTTACAGGGTTACGTGATTCAAGCAAAGTAGGCGCTTATACGACAAAGCTGCTTCTCTTATATATTGTAACCAGTGCCGTATCACTTGCGATTGGCTTACTTACCGCCTTTGTATTAAAACCAGGACAAGGTGTAAGCGGTGCAAGCGGATTAGAAGCACCAAAGGCAGAAAAAGGACAAAACTTAATTGATTGGCTCGTATCGATCATTCCGACTAACCCCTTTCAAGCATTTGCAGAAGCAAATTTGCTACAGGTGATTATTTCAGCTGTTCTAATCATTATCGGCATTCGTTTAGTTGGTGAAAAGGCGAAGCCGTTCATTGCCTTTTCAGAAAGTTTACATGCAATTTTAGAGAAAATTATCGGTGTCATTCTACGCGTGGCGCCAATTGGCGTATTTGCACTCATTAGTTCCGTCATTGCCACACAAGGTTTCGATTTAGTGAAAAAGCTGGCACTTTACATTATTGGTCTTTTAGTTGCCATCTTAGTGATGATGTTGCTTTATGCACTAATTATCTTGTTCATCAAAGAATCACCATCTCGATTCTTTAAAAGCTTTTGGCCTGCTTTTAGCATTGCTTTCGGAACAGCAAGCTCAAATGCCGCGCTTCCAGTAGCGCTTGACAATGCCAAGCAAGGATACGGCTTAAAATCAGACGTTGCAGGCTTTGCAATTCCATTTGGAACGGCATTAAAACGCGACGGAGCAGGGATCTTACAAGGATTTAATGCGATTTTCGTTGCTCAGCTATTTCACGTAGAGTTATCACCTGCCGTAATTGGAGCTATTTTTATTAGTGCCATTTTGGTTTCGTTCAGCACAGCAGGTGTTCCTGGAGCAGGTATCATTATGATGACAACGGTGCTAACAGCGGCTCATTTACCGCTTGAGGGCATTGCATTAGTAGCGGGCGTAGACCGGATTACAGAAGGATTCCGCACAATGCTTAACGTCGTTGGAAATGCAGCAAACGCCGTAATACTGAACAAATGGGAGAAAGAATAA